From Astyanax mexicanus isolate ESR-SI-001 chromosome 16, AstMex3_surface, whole genome shotgun sequence, one genomic window encodes:
- the calca gene encoding calcitonin/calcitonin-related polypeptide, alpha isoform X1: protein MVMLKISAFLVAYALIICQMYSSNAAPSRPALEPSPDEAALSDYEARRLLNAIIKEFVQMTAEDLEQQEPEENSVTAQKRACNTATCVTHRLADFLSRSGGIGNSKFVPTNVGSHAFGRRRRLSQE from the exons ATGGTCATGCTGAAGATCTCTGCTTTCCTCGTTGCCTACGCTTTGATCATCTGTCAGATGTACAGCTCAAACGCAGCTCCATCCAG GCCAGCTCTGGAGCCGTCGCCGGATGAAGCGGCGCTCAGTGATTACGAGGCGAGACGGTTACTAAACGCCATCATTAAAGAGTTCGTGCAGATGACTGCAGAAGACCTGGAGCAGCAGGAACCTGAAGAGAACAG TGTTACAGCACAGAAGCGAGCCTGTAACACGGCCACATGCGTGACCCACCGCCTCGCCGACTTCCTGAGCCGCTCAGGAGGAATCGGAAACAGCAAGTTCGTCCCGACCAACGTGGGTTCTCACGCGTTCGGCCGACGAAGGAGACTCAGTCAGGAGTAG
- the calca gene encoding calcitonin/calcitonin-related polypeptide, alpha isoform X2: MVMLKISAFLVAYALIICQMYSSNAAPSRPALEPSPDEAALSDYEARRLLNAIIKEFVQMTAEDLEQQEPEENSLARPMTKRCSNLSTCVLGKLSQELHKLQTYPRTNVGAGTPGRKRSAEAGGVF; the protein is encoded by the exons ATGGTCATGCTGAAGATCTCTGCTTTCCTCGTTGCCTACGCTTTGATCATCTGTCAGATGTACAGCTCAAACGCAGCTCCATCCAG GCCAGCTCTGGAGCCGTCGCCGGATGAAGCGGCGCTCAGTGATTACGAGGCGAGACGGTTACTAAACGCCATCATTAAAGAGTTCGTGCAGATGACTGCAGAAGACCTGGAGCAGCAGGAACCTGAAGAGAACAG CCTGGCCAGACCAATGACCAAGCGCTGCTCCAACCTCAGCACCTGCGTTCTGGGCAAGCTGTCGCAGGAGCTGCACAAGCTGCAGACGTACCCGCGCACCAACGTGGGGGCGGGCACCCCGGGCAGGAAGCGCAGTGCTGAGGCCGGCGGCGTCTTCTGA